One window of Siniperca chuatsi isolate FFG_IHB_CAS linkage group LG19, ASM2008510v1, whole genome shotgun sequence genomic DNA carries:
- the tubb6 gene encoding tubulin, beta 6 class V isoform X2, which produces MSGVTTSLRFPGQLNADLRKLAVNMVPFPRLHFFMPGFAPLTARGSQQYRALTVPELTQQMFDARNMMAACDPRHGRYLTVATVFRGPMSMKEVDEQMLNVQNKNSSYFVEWIPNNVKVAVCDIAPRGLKMAATFIGNSTAIQELFKRISEQFSAMFRRKAFLHWFTGEGMDEMEFTEAESNMNDLVSEYQQYQEATANDGDENFEDEEDEIVESWNAERELDEPIRGQEDNFSPIN; this is translated from the exons ATGAGCGGCGTCACGACCTCGCTCCGCTTCCCCGGGCAGCTCAACGCAGATCTTCGCAAGCTGGCCGTCAACATGGTGCCTTTCCCCAGACTCCACTTCTTCATGCCGGGATTCGCTCCTCTGACGGCACGGGGGAGCCAGCAATACCGAGCGCTCACCGTTCCCGAGCTCACACAGCAAATGTTCGATGCCAGAAACATGATGGCGGCCTGTGATCCTCGCCACGGACGATACCTGACTGTCGCCACAGTCTTCCGTGGGCCCATGTCCATGAAAGAGGTGGACGAGCAGATGCTGAACGTCCAGAACAAGAACAGCAGCTACTTCGTGGAGTGGATCCCCAACAACGTCAAGGTCGCTGTCTGCGACATCGCTCCCCGGGGGCTCAAGATGGCCGCCACCTTCATCGGCAACAGCACGGCAATCCAGGAGCTGTTCAAGCGGATCTCTGAGCAGTTCTCGGCCATGTTCCGCCGAAAGGCTTTCCTGCACTGGTTCACGGGCGAGGGCATGGACGAGATGGAGTTCACAGAGGCGGAGAGCAACATGAACGACCTGGTGTCCGAGTACCAGCAGTACCAGGAGGCCACCGCCAATGACGGCGATGAGAACTTTGAGGACGAGGAGGACGAGATCGTTGA GAGCTGGAATGCAGAGCGGGAGCTTGACGAGCCAATCAGAGGGCAGGAAGACAACTTTAGCCCAATCAATTAA